In one Sandaracinaceae bacterium genomic region, the following are encoded:
- the fbp gene encoding class 1 fructose-bisphosphatase, whose product MGPVGPSLPGTTLERHILDRQRANPEATGDFTRLFQQISLAAKIIGSRVSRAGLSGVLGTTGKINVQGEVVAKLDEFANNTLVSVVQSGGQVCVMGSEEVEEPIAIPAEYPCGKYVLQFDPLDGSGNIDINASIGTIFSIHKRVTKAGGPGTLEDLLQPGRDIVAAGYVIYGSSNMLVYSTGDGVHGFTYDPGIGEFFLSHENIRMPERGNTYSINEGNYHKWSPGVQAWVDWIKSPTDGRSAYGHRYIGAMVADLHRTLLRGGIFVYPADKKNQSGKLRLLYEASPMAFIVEAAGGMASTGTERVLDLVPTELHQRTPLYIGSIRDVEDALRIAHG is encoded by the coding sequence ATGGGTCCCGTGGGCCCGAGCCTCCCTGGCACGACCCTCGAGCGGCACATCCTCGACCGGCAGCGCGCCAACCCGGAGGCCACCGGCGACTTCACGCGGCTCTTCCAGCAGATCTCGCTGGCCGCCAAGATCATCGGCAGCCGCGTCAGCCGCGCGGGCCTCTCGGGCGTGCTCGGGACCACCGGCAAGATCAACGTCCAGGGCGAGGTGGTGGCCAAGCTGGACGAGTTCGCCAACAACACGCTGGTCAGCGTGGTGCAGTCCGGCGGGCAGGTCTGCGTGATGGGCAGCGAAGAGGTGGAGGAGCCCATCGCCATCCCGGCCGAGTACCCCTGCGGCAAGTACGTGCTGCAGTTCGACCCGCTGGACGGCTCGGGCAACATCGACATCAACGCGTCCATCGGGACCATCTTCTCCATCCACAAGCGCGTCACGAAGGCGGGCGGCCCCGGCACGCTCGAGGACCTGCTGCAGCCCGGGCGCGACATCGTGGCGGCGGGCTACGTCATCTACGGCTCGTCCAACATGCTGGTCTACAGCACGGGCGACGGCGTGCACGGCTTCACCTACGACCCGGGCATCGGCGAGTTCTTCCTCTCGCACGAGAACATCCGCATGCCGGAGCGCGGCAACACCTACTCCATCAACGAGGGCAACTACCACAAGTGGTCGCCGGGCGTGCAGGCCTGGGTGGACTGGATCAAGTCGCCCACCGATGGGCGCTCCGCCTATGGGCACCGCTACATCGGGGCCATGGTGGCGGACCTGCACCGCACGCTGCTGCGCGGCGGCATCTTCGTGTACCCGGCCGACAAGAAGAACCAGAGCGGCAAGCTGCGCCTGCTCTACGAGGCGTCCCCCATGGCGTTCATCGTGGAGGCCGCGGGTGGCATGGCCAGCACGGGCACCGAGCGCGTGCTCGACCTGGTGCCCACGGAGCTGCACCAGCGCACGCCGCTCTACATCGGCAGCATCCGCGACGTGGAAGACGCGCTGCGCATCGCGCACGGCTGA
- a CDS encoding helix-turn-helix transcriptional regulator yields the protein MPTRRTSDPDLTDDTRKVFIMVVDPVARSAMSLLDALAGPVPVRSGSAPHRLLQDPRRHRWVGLVLGPGFEDDGVALEWASRLKATSLRQPVVLWLSANPSAEHLRLASERGFLYSSPPPSPASVKPFLDLCDHRRSPGPGDAINWAIWELARRHTLTERHQEVLLGLVQGKIACEIAGDLGRTEKTVTNHIAEISKRTGLSGVRSMVSEVQTLAHTAMAEGLPLFEPTPTEPLDRREVREALNHATSRTSTAKT from the coding sequence ATGCCAACCCGGCGCACTTCGGACCCCGACCTCACCGACGACACCCGCAAGGTGTTCATCATGGTCGTAGACCCTGTGGCGCGCTCTGCCATGTCCTTGCTGGACGCGCTGGCCGGCCCCGTGCCCGTCCGCAGTGGCTCGGCCCCCCATCGCTTGCTGCAAGACCCCCGCCGGCACCGCTGGGTGGGGCTGGTGCTCGGGCCCGGCTTCGAAGACGACGGCGTCGCGCTCGAGTGGGCGTCGCGGCTGAAGGCCACGTCGCTGCGCCAGCCGGTCGTGCTGTGGCTGTCGGCCAACCCCAGCGCCGAGCACCTGCGCCTCGCCAGCGAACGGGGGTTCCTGTACTCCTCGCCGCCTCCGTCGCCGGCCAGCGTGAAGCCCTTCCTGGACCTGTGCGACCACCGTCGCTCACCCGGCCCCGGAGACGCCATCAACTGGGCCATCTGGGAGCTGGCGCGGCGTCACACCCTCACCGAGCGGCACCAGGAGGTGCTCCTCGGCTTGGTGCAGGGCAAGATCGCCTGCGAAATCGCGGGGGACCTGGGCCGCACGGAGAAGACGGTCACCAACCACATCGCCGAGATCAGCAAGCGCACCGGCCTCAGCGGTGTGCGCTCCATGGTGAGCGAGGTGCAGACGCTGGCGCACACCGCCATGGCCGAGGGCCTGCCGCTGTTCGAGCCCACGCCCACAGAGCCTCTCGATCGACGCGAGGTCCGCGAAGCGCTGAATCATGCGACGTCTCGCACGTCCACGGCCAAGACCTGA
- a CDS encoding DUF1385 domain-containing protein, with the protein MTDPKPYIGGQAVIEGVMMRAPGCMSVAVRRPDGSLVVREGPMTSRFDHKPWKWPGFRGVAALVESMRIGFGALQFSAEQQMTEEERAAQGAESKGTMVIAMLFAIGLFVVLPQLLASGSGRLFGVDFGLTDARFHWVIGGFKLLIFCVYLALISRVKEIRRTFEYHGAEHKTIHAYEQGLPLTVENVRAQTTLHPRCGTTFLVVVILVSIVAGSLVAPLVLPNASGPLGWAMLLGLRIALLPFISALSFELQRLSARFCTTGPLRVFLLPGFLFQKITTREPDDAQIEVAIAALQAAAWRGEVGPSAPAGDAVLFFPSFERFTEALPSLRSAA; encoded by the coding sequence ATGACCGACCCCAAGCCCTACATCGGTGGCCAAGCCGTAATCGAAGGCGTGATGATGCGCGCCCCCGGCTGCATGTCCGTCGCCGTGCGACGCCCCGATGGCTCACTCGTCGTGCGCGAGGGGCCCATGACCTCGCGCTTCGATCACAAGCCCTGGAAGTGGCCCGGGTTCCGCGGCGTCGCGGCCCTGGTAGAGTCCATGCGCATCGGCTTCGGTGCGCTGCAGTTCTCGGCCGAGCAGCAGATGACCGAAGAGGAGCGCGCCGCCCAGGGCGCCGAGAGCAAGGGCACCATGGTCATCGCCATGCTGTTCGCCATCGGGCTCTTCGTGGTCCTCCCGCAGCTGCTCGCGTCGGGCTCCGGGCGGCTGTTCGGCGTGGACTTCGGCCTGACCGACGCGCGCTTCCACTGGGTCATCGGCGGCTTCAAGCTGCTGATCTTCTGCGTGTACCTCGCGCTCATCAGCCGCGTGAAGGAGATCCGTCGGACGTTCGAGTACCACGGCGCCGAGCACAAGACGATCCACGCCTACGAGCAGGGCCTCCCGCTCACGGTGGAGAACGTGCGCGCGCAGACCACGCTGCATCCGCGCTGCGGCACCACCTTCTTGGTGGTGGTCATCCTGGTGTCCATCGTGGCCGGCTCGCTGGTGGCGCCGCTGGTGCTGCCGAACGCCTCGGGCCCTCTCGGTTGGGCCATGCTGCTCGGGCTGCGCATCGCGCTCCTGCCGTTCATCTCGGCCCTGAGCTTCGAGCTGCAGCGCCTGAGCGCGCGCTTCTGCACCACCGGTCCCCTGCGTGTGTTCCTGCTGCCGGGCTTCCTCTTCCAGAAGATCACCACGCGCGAGCCGGATGACGCGCAGATCGAGGTGGCCATCGCCGCCCTGCAGGCCGCCGCGTGGCGCGGTGAGGTCGGGCCCTCCGCCCCGGCTGGCGACGCAGTGCTCTTCTTCCCGTCGTTCGAGCGCTTCACGGAGGCGCTGCCCTCTCTCCGAAGCGCTGCCTGA
- the prfA gene encoding peptide chain release factor 1: MLPIEKLESLAARYRDTEEILCQPDVLADNKRLTRLTRERSELFEVVSLYQRYQQVTADLRGHREALNDAELRELAELEIPELEAERERLEAALNVALLPKDPDDLSDTVLEIRAGAGGEEAALWAADLFRMYSRYAETKGWKIDLISKSEASAGGLKEVVATISGDRVYSVMRFEGGVHRVQRVPATESQGRTHTSTATVVVMPETEAIEDVHIDPKDLDIWATGAGGPGGQHVNMTNSAVIVKHLPTGIMIRADNERSQHQNKAKALQLLRMKLLQAEQDKQAAEVSAERRSMVGSGDRSEKIRTYNYPQNRVTDHRIGLTLHNLDRVVAGELGDVFQALRSHHQAALMMREHD; this comes from the coding sequence ATGCTGCCCATCGAAAAACTGGAGTCGCTGGCGGCACGCTATCGCGACACCGAAGAGATCCTCTGTCAGCCGGACGTGCTGGCGGACAACAAGCGGCTCACTCGGCTCACGCGGGAGCGCAGCGAGCTGTTCGAGGTGGTGTCGCTCTATCAGCGCTACCAGCAGGTGACCGCCGATCTGCGCGGGCACCGCGAGGCCCTCAACGACGCCGAGCTGCGTGAGCTGGCCGAGCTCGAGATCCCGGAGCTGGAGGCCGAGCGCGAGCGTCTCGAGGCGGCGCTCAACGTGGCGCTCCTGCCGAAAGACCCGGATGACCTGAGCGACACGGTGCTCGAGATCCGGGCCGGCGCCGGCGGCGAAGAGGCGGCGCTGTGGGCCGCCGACCTCTTCCGCATGTACAGCCGCTACGCCGAGACCAAGGGCTGGAAGATCGACCTCATCAGCAAGAGCGAGGCCAGCGCGGGCGGGCTCAAGGAGGTGGTCGCCACCATCAGCGGCGACCGCGTGTACTCCGTCATGCGCTTCGAGGGCGGCGTGCACCGCGTGCAGCGCGTGCCGGCCACCGAGAGCCAAGGGCGCACGCACACGTCCACCGCCACGGTGGTGGTCATGCCCGAGACCGAGGCCATCGAGGACGTGCACATCGACCCGAAGGACCTGGACATCTGGGCCACCGGGGCGGGCGGTCCGGGTGGGCAGCACGTGAACATGACCAACAGCGCCGTGATCGTGAAGCACCTCCCCACGGGCATCATGATCCGCGCCGACAACGAGCGCAGTCAGCACCAGAACAAGGCCAAGGCGCTCCAGCTCCTGCGCATGAAGCTGCTCCAGGCCGAGCAGGACAAGCAGGCCGCCGAAGTGAGCGCCGAGCGCCGCTCCATGGTGGGCAGCGGCGACCGCTCCGAGAAGATCCGAACCTACAACTACCCGCAGAACCGCGTCACGGACCACCGCATCGGGCTCACCCTCCACAACCTCGACCGCGTGGTGGCGGGGGAGCTGGGCGACGTGTTCCAGGCCCTGCGCAGCCATCACCAGGCGGCGTTGATGATGAGGGAACACGATTGA
- a CDS encoding TerB family tellurite resistance protein yields the protein MGLSNLDREERLRLMKFVCSFAWADLEVQDEERDFVRRLVKKLELDDTDRGMVEEWLEVPPRAEEVDPADIPVEHRQLFLDAVRAMIVSDGRVDQDEAENLVLLEALLG from the coding sequence ATGGGCCTGTCCAACCTCGACCGCGAAGAGCGTCTCCGTCTCATGAAGTTCGTCTGCTCCTTTGCCTGGGCAGACCTCGAAGTGCAGGACGAAGAGCGCGACTTCGTGCGCCGGCTGGTCAAGAAGCTGGAGCTGGACGACACCGACCGCGGCATGGTGGAAGAGTGGCTCGAGGTCCCGCCGCGCGCCGAAGAGGTGGACCCGGCGGACATCCCCGTCGAGCATCGCCAGCTCTTCCTGGACGCCGTGCGCGCCATGATCGTGTCCGACGGCCGGGTGGATCAGGACGAGGCCGAAAACCTCGTCCTGCTGGAAGCGCTCCTCGGCTGA
- a CDS encoding 2-oxo acid dehydrogenase subunit E2 yields MPQLGESVVEGTVGKWLVSEGDTVAKDQPIVEILTDKADSEVPSPVAGVVRKIHAVADAVVSVGAVLCEIEAGATAGASPAASAPAQAPAPEKPAAAEAPSSPSVRKLARETGVDLVGVKGSGPSGRITADDVRSQGKAPAPSAPPAPSPAPLSASPRAESPLAAATGLMGARPSAFKVPAYRPAPGDQVIPFSRRRRIIADHMVYSKQTSPEVVTFAECDLDATARLRDKFKDQYKKEGVSLTYLAFTLAATARALREFPELNARVLDDAYVKLRDVNLGIAVDTPDGLVVPVIRNADELTVRGLARAVTDIAVRARDGKLTPDDLAGKTFSVTNPGLKGNLVGGAIISQPNVGILRLGTIKKRVVVVERDDQDLMAIHPVMYMALTYDHRIVDGVHANGFLYRISEILEQGDFEL; encoded by the coding sequence ATGCCGCAGCTCGGCGAGAGCGTTGTCGAGGGTACCGTAGGCAAGTGGCTGGTGTCGGAGGGCGACACCGTCGCGAAGGACCAGCCCATCGTCGAGATCCTGACCGACAAGGCCGACAGCGAGGTGCCCTCCCCCGTCGCCGGCGTGGTTCGGAAGATCCACGCGGTGGCCGACGCGGTCGTGTCCGTGGGCGCCGTGCTGTGCGAGATCGAGGCTGGCGCGACAGCCGGCGCGAGCCCCGCTGCGAGCGCCCCGGCCCAAGCCCCCGCCCCCGAGAAGCCCGCAGCCGCAGAGGCACCCTCGTCGCCCTCGGTGCGCAAGCTGGCCCGCGAGACGGGCGTGGACTTGGTGGGCGTCAAGGGCAGCGGCCCCTCCGGTCGCATCACCGCCGACGACGTGCGCTCACAGGGCAAGGCGCCAGCGCCCAGCGCCCCGCCCGCGCCCAGCCCCGCCCCGCTGTCGGCCAGCCCGCGCGCCGAGAGCCCGCTGGCCGCTGCCACGGGCCTCATGGGCGCCCGCCCGAGCGCGTTCAAGGTGCCTGCCTATCGCCCCGCCCCGGGGGACCAGGTCATCCCGTTCTCGCGTCGCCGCCGCATCATCGCGGACCACATGGTGTACTCGAAGCAGACCTCGCCCGAGGTCGTGACCTTCGCCGAGTGTGACCTGGACGCCACCGCGCGCCTGCGCGACAAGTTCAAGGACCAGTACAAGAAGGAGGGCGTGAGCCTCACCTACTTGGCGTTCACGCTGGCCGCCACCGCGCGCGCCCTGCGCGAGTTCCCCGAGCTGAACGCGCGCGTGCTGGACGACGCCTACGTGAAGCTGCGCGACGTGAACCTGGGCATCGCCGTGGACACGCCGGATGGCCTGGTGGTGCCGGTCATCCGCAACGCCGACGAGCTCACCGTGCGTGGCCTGGCCCGGGCGGTGACCGACATCGCCGTGCGCGCGCGCGATGGCAAGCTCACCCCCGACGACCTGGCCGGGAAGACGTTCTCGGTCACCAACCCGGGCCTCAAGGGCAACCTGGTGGGCGGCGCCATCATCTCGCAGCCCAACGTGGGCATCCTGCGCCTCGGCACCATCAAGAAGCGCGTGGTGGTGGTGGAGCGCGACGACCAGGACCTGATGGCCATCCACCCCGTCATGTACATGGCGCTCACGTACGACCACCGCATCGTGGACGGCGTGCACGCCAACGGCTTCCTGTACCGCATCTCCGAGATCCTGGAGCAGGGCGACTTCGAGCTCTGA
- a CDS encoding protein kinase yields MTEAKNEIVGGRYEVVREIARGGMGVVYEARHRMTKKAVALKVLFPHIGKDPGARQRFLREVSAPAQIGHPGIVEVYDADFDASDGSLFVAMELLVGDTFRDWLGRGGHTRAAVLDKFEEMLDALAAAHRNGIVHRDLKPENVILAQQRDGSVRTKLLDFGIARDLDKSAENVTHTGIAMGTPHYMAPEQAMSARGVTASADVWAIGAMLYEALSGRTPFLGETASAIVVHACTAPHPPLAEMAPSTPPALAALVDRCLSKSAVERPQDAGALLDELRRVRGSSPAQSATPSAPAAPVAPPPNSWGTPLPTPMSATAPAGPATAPSAPPFGSGGQGFGNTPSGFGNTPSGFGSASGAPTTPSPGGGFGAQTTPASGAGYPTPTHATPQPMYSQQPSSGGGNAAWIVGGAGVGLVLLALVGGGAWMLFRGEDAPTDPQVGGPVATPQAGTPGTGTTPGTGGTVAPSGTVGSIILITNITGGQLLVDGAALGDAQHGREVSVIAGSHQVAISQGGTIVAQQNVNVLANVPTQVQLVASAQVPVPTPGVPGAAPETRSGSLAAGDTALNSGEFVDRHDFQWTAGQRYSIDARSTGFDTYLIIKPPTGNQIDNDDRNQAAGTDAGYDLDVTQTGTWQVLVTSFRPGEVGAYTLTVQQVR; encoded by the coding sequence GTGACGGAAGCCAAGAACGAGATCGTCGGTGGGCGCTATGAGGTGGTGCGCGAGATAGCGCGCGGCGGGATGGGGGTGGTGTACGAAGCGCGCCACCGCATGACCAAGAAGGCCGTGGCGCTCAAGGTGCTCTTCCCGCACATCGGGAAGGACCCGGGCGCCCGGCAGCGCTTCCTGCGGGAGGTCAGCGCGCCGGCGCAGATCGGGCACCCCGGCATCGTGGAGGTCTACGACGCGGACTTCGACGCCAGCGACGGCAGCCTCTTCGTGGCCATGGAGCTGCTGGTGGGCGACACGTTCCGCGACTGGCTGGGGCGCGGCGGTCACACCCGCGCGGCCGTGCTCGACAAGTTCGAAGAGATGCTGGATGCGCTGGCGGCCGCACACCGCAACGGCATCGTGCACCGCGACCTCAAGCCCGAGAACGTCATCCTCGCGCAGCAGCGAGACGGCAGCGTGCGCACCAAGCTGCTGGACTTCGGCATCGCGCGCGACCTGGACAAGAGCGCCGAGAACGTGACGCACACGGGCATCGCCATGGGCACGCCGCACTACATGGCGCCCGAGCAGGCCATGAGCGCGCGCGGGGTCACCGCGTCGGCGGACGTGTGGGCCATTGGCGCCATGCTCTACGAGGCGCTCAGCGGGCGCACGCCCTTCTTGGGCGAGACGGCCAGCGCCATCGTGGTGCACGCCTGCACGGCTCCGCACCCGCCGCTCGCGGAGATGGCCCCCAGCACGCCGCCGGCGCTGGCCGCACTGGTAGACCGCTGCCTCTCCAAGAGCGCTGTAGAACGCCCACAAGACGCTGGGGCACTGTTGGACGAGCTGCGGCGCGTGCGTGGGAGCTCCCCGGCGCAGAGCGCCACACCCAGCGCGCCCGCCGCCCCCGTGGCGCCGCCCCCCAACTCGTGGGGTACGCCGCTGCCCACCCCCATGAGCGCCACCGCGCCCGCCGGCCCGGCCACGGCACCCTCCGCCCCACCGTTCGGCAGCGGGGGCCAGGGCTTCGGGAACACCCCCAGCGGCTTCGGCAACACCCCCAGCGGCTTCGGCAGTGCATCGGGCGCGCCCACCACGCCCTCCCCGGGCGGCGGCTTCGGCGCGCAGACCACTCCAGCCAGCGGTGCCGGCTATCCCACGCCCACGCACGCCACACCCCAGCCCATGTACTCGCAGCAGCCCAGCAGCGGCGGCGGCAACGCGGCGTGGATCGTGGGCGGCGCCGGCGTGGGCCTGGTGCTCTTGGCGCTGGTGGGCGGCGGGGCGTGGATGCTGTTCCGCGGCGAAGACGCCCCCACCGACCCACAGGTGGGTGGCCCCGTGGCCACCCCACAGGCTGGCACGCCCGGGACGGGCACCACCCCGGGGACGGGCGGCACCGTCGCGCCCTCGGGGACGGTGGGCAGCATCATCCTCATCACCAACATCACCGGCGGCCAGCTGCTGGTGGACGGCGCGGCGCTCGGCGACGCCCAGCACGGCCGCGAGGTGTCGGTCATCGCGGGCTCGCACCAGGTCGCCATCTCGCAGGGTGGCACCATCGTGGCGCAGCAGAACGTCAACGTGTTGGCCAACGTGCCCACGCAGGTGCAGCTGGTCGCTTCGGCCCAGGTCCCCGTGCCCACCCCGGGTGTTCCCGGTGCCGCGCCCGAGACCCGCAGCGGGTCGCTCGCCGCCGGAGACACCGCGCTCAACTCGGGCGAGTTCGTGGACCGTCACGACTTCCAGTGGACCGCAGGCCAGCGCTACAGCATCGACGCGCGCTCCACGGGCTTCGACACGTACCTCATCATCAAGCCTCCCACGGGCAACCAGATCGACAACGACGACCGCAACCAAGCAGCGGGCACGGATGCGGGCTACGACCTGGACGTCACCCAGACGGGCACCTGGCAAGTGCTGGTCACCAGCTTTCGGCCGGGCGAAGTGGGCGCGTACACGCTCACCGTGCAGCAGGTTCGCTGA
- a CDS encoding class I SAM-dependent methyltransferase, with protein MPRKGERERRDSARGAKGKAKAAPAALGPSDHRRFDAEYYARHYLDESTAVSSAEETLTLARFVCSYLEYLGVTVETALDLGCGVGRWRTALERIDNSIDYTGVEVSDYLCAEYEWVQSSIADYDGEPADLVICQGVLQYLPAREARAAIKTLARVTEGALYLEALTTTDWEQNVSQEITDGNVHLRSPDWYTEQLAKHFHSVGGGVFVPRGSGVVLFELERGAF; from the coding sequence ATGCCGCGCAAGGGTGAGCGAGAGCGGCGCGACAGCGCCCGTGGCGCGAAGGGCAAAGCCAAGGCGGCGCCGGCGGCGCTGGGGCCCTCCGACCACCGGCGCTTCGACGCCGAGTACTACGCGCGCCACTACCTGGACGAGAGCACCGCGGTCAGCTCGGCCGAGGAGACGCTCACGCTGGCGCGCTTCGTGTGCTCGTACCTAGAGTACCTTGGCGTCACCGTGGAGACCGCGCTCGACCTGGGCTGCGGGGTGGGCCGCTGGCGCACCGCCCTCGAGCGCATCGACAACAGCATCGACTACACGGGCGTGGAGGTCAGCGACTACCTCTGCGCCGAGTACGAGTGGGTGCAGAGCTCCATCGCGGACTACGACGGCGAGCCGGCCGACCTGGTCATTTGCCAGGGCGTGCTGCAGTACCTGCCTGCCCGGGAAGCGCGCGCCGCCATCAAGACGCTCGCGCGTGTCACCGAGGGGGCCCTCTACCTCGAGGCGCTCACCACCACCGACTGGGAGCAGAACGTCTCGCAAGAGATCACGGACGGCAACGTCCACCTGCGGTCGCCCGACTGGTACACGGAGCAGCTGGCCAAGCACTTCCACAGCGTGGGCGGCGGGGTGTTCGTCCCGCGCGGCTCGGGCGTGGTCCTGTTCGAGCTGGAGCGGGGCGCGTTCTAG
- a CDS encoding YceI family protein has product MTRLSALRSLLVLCLLAVPVVAYAQAHTFTVGTGSRIGFRSVAPLETINGTSSRVTGSISVNPANLSTASGRIEVPVSSLRTGEDLRDEHLHGAQWLNAASFPTAVFEITGVEGASSLTPDVEARVTVVGRFTLHGQTRNVRAETRVKLVTNDGPHYLSARSRFNVNLPDYGVTVPAVVRAKVSDTINVTITLRANAS; this is encoded by the coding sequence ATGACCCGTCTCAGCGCCCTCCGCAGCCTCTTGGTCCTCTGCCTGCTCGCCGTCCCGGTGGTGGCCTACGCACAGGCCCACACCTTCACCGTGGGCACCGGCAGCCGCATCGGCTTCCGGTCCGTGGCGCCGCTCGAGACCATCAACGGCACCAGCTCGCGCGTCACCGGCAGCATATCGGTGAACCCGGCCAACCTGTCCACGGCCAGCGGGCGCATCGAGGTGCCGGTCAGCTCGCTGCGCACCGGAGAGGACCTGCGCGACGAGCACCTTCACGGCGCGCAGTGGCTCAACGCCGCGAGCTTCCCCACGGCGGTCTTCGAGATCACCGGCGTCGAGGGCGCGAGCTCGCTGACCCCCGACGTGGAGGCCCGGGTCACGGTGGTGGGGCGCTTCACGCTGCACGGTCAGACCCGCAACGTGCGCGCCGAGACCCGCGTGAAGCTCGTCACCAACGACGGGCCGCACTACCTCAGCGCGCGCAGCCGCTTCAACGTCAACCTGCCGGACTACGGCGTCACCGTCCCCGCGGTGGTCCGCGCCAAGGTCAGCGACACCATCAACGTGACCATCACGCTGCGCGCCAACGCCAGCTGA
- a CDS encoding SDR family oxidoreductase — protein sequence MQDPSDKPPTPVLVARDPRAPLPAHGLGTPPAEEADEAEVRAAIQLLEWLDADQARVMALDDELRKRLLMAAGKVARPGRDDRKRRVKEERRARRRDKRDADEAQLNATGIRRKRDEPVYVTPRAPAMLMGSAVGALPDPDAAPAFPPDGPDAEAAAADGPRVQEARVCYVCKAEYEQLHHFYDQLCPACGDFGFAKRSQTADLRGRVVLITGARVKIGYQAAIILLRAGARVIVTTRFPRDAAARFAREEDFDDFRERLEVHGLDLRHTPSVEIFAQHLSEHLPTLDFIVHNACQTVRRPPGFYAHLVSGERESTPLSAEAESLVSAHEAWKRADSADALATRGEVPQLLEAAGIHHAAALTQVPLVAGDHDRSAALFPPDELDKDLQQRDLRDQNSWRLTLAEVPTVELLEVQLVNAIAPFVLNARLKALMTRTRTGDKHIVNVSAMEGQFYRAFKTDKHPHTNMAKAALNMMTRTSAIDYVRDGIHMNSVDTGWVTDEDPVGLAAYKQVVHRFHPPLDIVDGAARIVDPILHGVNTGEHVWGQFLKDYRSIPW from the coding sequence ATGCAGGACCCCTCCGACAAGCCGCCGACTCCCGTGCTGGTGGCGCGTGACCCACGCGCCCCGCTGCCAGCGCACGGCCTCGGCACACCGCCCGCCGAGGAGGCCGACGAGGCCGAGGTGCGCGCCGCCATCCAGCTGCTGGAGTGGCTGGACGCCGATCAAGCGCGCGTGATGGCGCTCGATGACGAGCTACGCAAGCGCCTGCTGATGGCGGCGGGCAAGGTGGCGCGGCCTGGACGGGACGACCGCAAGCGCCGCGTCAAAGAGGAGCGTCGTGCGCGCCGCCGCGACAAGCGCGACGCAGACGAGGCCCAGCTCAACGCCACCGGGATTCGGCGCAAACGTGACGAGCCGGTCTACGTGACACCGCGCGCGCCGGCCATGTTGATGGGCTCGGCCGTGGGGGCGCTGCCCGATCCTGACGCCGCCCCAGCCTTCCCACCGGACGGCCCCGACGCGGAGGCCGCCGCTGCGGACGGCCCGCGCGTGCAAGAAGCCCGCGTCTGCTACGTGTGCAAGGCCGAGTACGAGCAGCTGCATCACTTCTACGATCAGCTGTGCCCCGCGTGCGGAGACTTCGGCTTCGCCAAGCGCTCGCAGACCGCCGACCTGCGCGGGCGCGTGGTGCTCATCACCGGAGCGCGCGTGAAGATCGGCTACCAGGCCGCCATCATCCTGCTGCGCGCCGGGGCTCGGGTCATCGTGACCACGCGCTTCCCACGTGACGCCGCGGCGCGCTTCGCCCGCGAAGAAGACTTCGACGACTTCCGCGAGCGCCTCGAGGTCCATGGGCTCGACCTGCGCCACACGCCCAGCGTCGAGATCTTCGCGCAGCACCTGAGCGAGCACCTGCCCACACTGGACTTCATCGTCCACAATGCATGTCAGACCGTGCGCCGTCCGCCTGGGTTCTATGCCCACCTGGTGAGCGGCGAGCGCGAGTCCACGCCGCTCAGCGCGGAGGCCGAGTCGCTGGTGTCTGCCCACGAAGCCTGGAAGCGGGCGGACAGCGCGGACGCCCTGGCCACGCGCGGCGAGGTCCCGCAGCTGCTCGAAGCGGCCGGCATCCACCACGCGGCGGCGCTCACCCAGGTGCCTCTGGTGGCGGGCGACCACGACCGCAGCGCGGCGCTCTTCCCGCCCGACGAGCTCGACAAAGACCTCCAGCAGCGCGACCTGCGCGACCAGAACAGCTGGCGGCTCACGCTGGCCGAGGTGCCCACCGTGGAGCTGTTGGAGGTGCAGCTGGTGAACGCCATCGCGCCCTTCGTGCTCAACGCGCGGCTCAAGGCGCTGATGACGCGCACGCGCACGGGCGACAAGCACATCGTCAACGTGTCGGCCATGGAGGGGCAGTTCTACCGGGCCTTCAAGACCGACAAGCACCCGCACACCAACATGGCCAAGGCCGCGCTCAACATGATGACGCGCACGTCGGCCATCGACTACGTGCGCGACGGCATCCACATGAACAGCGTGGACACCGGCTGGGTGACCGACGAAGACCCGGTGGGGCTCGCCGCCTACAAGCAGGTGGTGCACCGCTTCCACCCGCCGCTCGACATCGTGGACGGCGCCGCCCGCATCGTGGACCCCATCCTGCATGGGGTGAACACGGGCGAGCACGTGTGGGGGCAGTTCCTCAAGGACTACCGTTCCATCCCGTGGTGA